Proteins encoded in a region of the Pelobates fuscus isolate aPelFus1 chromosome 11, aPelFus1.pri, whole genome shotgun sequence genome:
- the LOC134577373 gene encoding transcription factor HES-5-like: MAPSSPSMVPADGNGHSAQGMRKLRKPVIEKMRRDRINSSIEQLRMLLEKEFDKQHLPSKPEKADILEMTVTLLHQHLAGKTAPSSSQSYTEGYSKCLQVSEGFLSQHRQTEAQLELLQTIHGEQPLATESLPFQLGVHHTAKKDLIPWSHKAVWRPW; encoded by the exons ATGGCCCCTTCTAGTCCTAGCATGGTGCCGGCTGATGGCAATGGGCACAGTGCACAAGGGATGAGGAAG CTCAGGAAGCCAGTGATTGAGAAGATGAGGAGAGATCGGATTAACAGCAGCATTGAGCAGCTCAGGATGTTACTGGAGAAAGAGTTTGACAAACAGCATCTTCCATCCAAACCAGAGAAAGCGGATATTCTGGAGATGACAGTGACCTTATTGCATCAGCACCTGGCTGGGAAAA CTGCTCCATCATCCAGCCAGAGCTACACAGAAGGTTACTCCAAGTGTCTCCAGGTCTCTGAGGGCTTCCTATcccagcacagacagacagaggcccAGTTGGAGCTGCTGCAGACCATCCATGGTGAACAGCCTCTTGCAACGGAGAGCTTGCCTTTTCAGTTGGGAGTGCACCATACCGCCAAGAAAGACCTAATACCTTGGTCCCACAAAGCTGTATGGAGACCCTGGTAG
- the LOC134577423 gene encoding transcription factor HES-5-like produces the protein MAPSSPSMVPADGNGHSAQGMRKLRKPVIEKMRRDRINSSIEQLRMLLEKEFHKQHLPSKPEKADILEMTVTLLHQHLAGKTAPSSSQSYTEGYSKCLQVSEGVLSQHRQTEAQVKLMQNIHWTQTLPEGELSSKVTLYHAASKHTAPETTKAMWRPW, from the exons ATGGCCCCTTCTAGTCCTAGCATGGTGCCGGCTGATGGCAATGGGCACAGTGCACAAGGGATGAGGAAG CTCAGGAAGCCAGTGATTGAGAAGATGAGGAGAGATCGGATTAACAGCAGCATTGAGCAGCTCAGGATGTTACTGGAGAAAGAGTTTCACAAACAGCATCTTCCATCCAAACCAGAGAAAGCGGATATTCTGGAGATGACAGTGACCTTATTGCATCAGCACCTGGCTGGGAAAA CTGCTCCATCATCCAGCCAGAGCTACACAGAAGGTTACTCCAAGTGTCTCCAGGTCTCTGAGGGTGTCCTATcccagcacagacagacagaggcccAGGTGAAGCTGATGCAGAACATCCATTGGACACAAACTCTTCCAGAAGGGGAATTATCTTCTAAAGTTACTTTATATCATGCTGCaagcaaacacacagcaccagAGACCACCAAAGCCATGTGGAGACCCTGGTAG